The Vibrio tubiashii ATCC 19109 genome has a segment encoding these proteins:
- a CDS encoding DUF494 family protein codes for MMMDILMYLFETYIHSDAELQVNQDELEEELLRAGFHQKDIYKALVWLEELAALQQSETHSAISVCSTSNSTRIYTTKECERLSLECRGFLTFLEQVNVLTTETREMVIDRIMGLETDEFELDDLKWIVLMVLFNVPGNENAYTLMEELLYTKEQGILH; via the coding sequence ATGATGATGGATATCTTAATGTATCTATTCGAAACCTACATCCATAGCGATGCAGAGTTACAAGTCAATCAAGATGAGCTAGAAGAAGAACTTCTTCGCGCAGGTTTTCATCAAAAAGACATTTACAAAGCCCTTGTCTGGCTAGAAGAGCTAGCAGCACTGCAGCAAAGTGAAACCCACTCTGCGATCTCGGTGTGCAGCACTTCGAACTCGACTCGTATCTATACAACTAAAGAGTGTGAGCGCTTAAGTCTAGAGTGCCGCGGCTTTTTGACCTTCTTAGAGCAAGTTAACGTCCTCACGACTGAAACTCGTGAGATGGTTATTGACCGCATTATGGGCCTAGAGACGGACGAGTTTGAGCTTGATGATCTGAAATGGATTGTGCTTATGGTGCTATTTAATGTACCAGGCAATGAGAATGCATACACACTTATGGAAGAGCTGCTGTATACCAAAGAACAAGGTATCCTTCACTAA
- the dprA gene encoding DNA-processing protein DprA: MTNEELAAWLSLNFTPRVGPKTFSRLLAMDSPLNIVQSELPALLALGLSAQQANYLKNRAAKEVAQCFEWQQQSAQHNIITKQESSYPALLEQAVGSPPVLFVQGEVNGLSEPQIAMVGSRNASPEGLNTARSFARALVEQGLTVTSGLALGVDGYAHDGALQGGGRTLAVLGSGLETIYPARHRELARRILDSGGALVSEFHPKAKPKADHFPRRNRIISGLSVGVLVVEAAEKSGSLITARYAIEQGRDVFAIPGSIHDSNARGCNLLIKQGACLVMRVQDIVDEIETLLRWSNSSKPPIQNELFEEIDSKEELPFPLLLANVGSKAIPVDILANRTNIPVQDVMMQLLELELSGHVVAVSGGYIRKGRG; encoded by the coding sequence GTGACCAATGAAGAGCTCGCGGCATGGCTGTCGCTTAACTTTACCCCTAGAGTCGGTCCGAAAACCTTTTCTCGTCTTCTCGCAATGGACTCACCATTAAACATTGTTCAATCTGAACTTCCTGCTCTTTTAGCCCTTGGATTAAGCGCACAACAGGCTAACTATCTAAAAAACCGAGCGGCGAAAGAGGTTGCGCAGTGCTTTGAGTGGCAACAACAATCTGCTCAACACAATATCATTACTAAGCAAGAGAGCAGTTACCCGGCATTACTTGAACAGGCGGTAGGCTCTCCTCCGGTTTTATTCGTTCAAGGAGAGGTGAACGGCTTGTCTGAACCTCAAATTGCGATGGTCGGTAGTCGCAATGCCAGTCCTGAAGGGCTCAATACCGCGCGGAGCTTTGCTCGTGCTTTGGTTGAACAAGGTCTGACGGTTACAAGTGGTTTGGCCCTAGGTGTGGATGGCTACGCCCATGATGGGGCGCTGCAAGGAGGAGGACGTACACTCGCGGTTCTCGGTAGCGGTCTAGAAACTATTTACCCAGCTAGACATCGTGAACTTGCTAGGAGAATCCTTGATAGTGGAGGGGCGCTTGTTTCGGAGTTTCATCCCAAAGCGAAGCCTAAAGCCGATCATTTTCCGCGCCGCAATCGAATTATTAGTGGCCTATCTGTTGGAGTGCTGGTGGTTGAAGCCGCAGAGAAAAGTGGCTCCTTGATTACGGCGCGCTATGCCATAGAGCAAGGGCGTGACGTGTTTGCTATTCCGGGTTCTATCCACGATTCAAATGCACGCGGTTGTAACCTGTTGATTAAGCAAGGTGCGTGTTTGGTGATGAGAGTTCAGGACATAGTTGATGAAATAGAGACGCTTTTACGCTGGTCTAATTCCAGTAAGCCACCGATTCAAAATGAACTTTTCGAGGAAATAGATAGTAAAGAAGAATTGCCATTTCCTCTGCTGTTAGCTAACGTAGGAAGTAAGGCTATACCAGTTGATATTCTTGCAAACAGGACCAATATACCTGTGCAGGACGTCATGATGCAGCTCTTGGAGCTTGAGCTTTCAGGGCATGTTGTTGCAGTTTCCGGTGGCTATATTCGAAAGGGGAGGGGCTAG
- a CDS encoding DNA topoisomerase family protein: MSNKIDHQLFSAHEHALEHQACPKCQSEQREGELHLRHGKHGPFLGCDQYPVCDYIKPLHQNDGHIVKELGVACPECGNELVLRQGRYGMFIGCSHYPQCNHIESLDQPKQEQQQPEHHTCPECNKGQLVERKTRFGKVFYACDNYPKCKFAVNQPPISGQCEKCGFPLLVEKKLASGVKRQCADRKCHHTQSE, translated from the coding sequence ATGAGCAATAAAATTGATCATCAGCTGTTTTCAGCCCATGAACATGCGCTAGAGCACCAAGCTTGCCCTAAATGCCAAAGTGAACAGCGCGAAGGTGAACTTCACCTTCGCCACGGTAAGCATGGTCCTTTCTTAGGTTGCGATCAGTACCCTGTGTGCGACTACATTAAACCTTTGCATCAGAACGATGGTCACATCGTTAAAGAGCTCGGTGTTGCTTGCCCTGAATGCGGCAATGAGCTTGTTCTCCGTCAGGGGCGCTATGGGATGTTTATTGGCTGTAGTCATTACCCGCAGTGCAACCACATCGAGTCTTTAGATCAACCTAAGCAAGAACAGCAGCAGCCGGAACACCATACATGTCCAGAGTGCAATAAAGGCCAGTTAGTGGAGCGTAAAACTCGCTTTGGTAAGGTTTTCTATGCCTGTGACAACTATCCGAAATGCAAGTTTGCTGTCAATCAGCCGCCGATTTCAGGTCAGTGTGAGAAATGTGGTTTTCCACTGTTAGTTGAGAAGAAGCTCGCCAGTGGAGTCAAAAGGCAGTGTGCCGACCGGAAGTGTCACCACACACAATCTGAATAA
- a CDS encoding 5-(carboxyamino)imidazole ribonucleotide synthase: MHVLVLGAGQLARMMSLAGAPLNIDISAYDVGSKNVVHPLTQTVIGHGLENAIAQADVITAEFEHIPHDILAICEQSGKFLPSTEAIKAGGDRRIEKQLLDDADVRNAKYFVINTREDFDQAIAHVGIPMVLKSALGGYDGKGQWRLKDPAQIETIWTEMAECIAASETQAIVAEEFVPFNREVSLVGARGKDCSVAVYPLAENVHTNGVLTLSTAIADTELQQQAKQMFTAVANKLNYVGVLALEFFDVDGTLLVNEIAPRVHNSGHWTQQGAETCQFENHLRAVCDLPLGSTKLIRETSMINILGEDTLPSELLAMDGVHVHWYGKEKRTGRKMGHINVCGDYSGELQRKLCALADLLDEQAFPAVHEFSANFAQ; this comes from the coding sequence AATTAGCTCGCATGATGTCACTGGCTGGCGCGCCGCTTAATATTGATATCTCAGCGTATGACGTAGGCAGTAAAAATGTCGTTCATCCACTCACGCAGACTGTAATTGGTCACGGACTTGAAAACGCCATCGCTCAAGCTGATGTTATCACCGCTGAGTTTGAACATATCCCTCACGACATTCTGGCAATCTGCGAGCAAAGTGGAAAGTTCTTACCTTCGACTGAAGCGATAAAAGCAGGCGGCGATCGCCGTATCGAGAAGCAGTTGCTTGATGACGCAGATGTACGCAATGCGAAGTACTTTGTCATCAATACACGTGAAGACTTTGACCAAGCTATTGCACACGTTGGCATCCCTATGGTGCTAAAAAGTGCGCTTGGCGGATACGATGGAAAAGGTCAGTGGCGTTTAAAAGATCCAGCTCAAATCGAGACCATTTGGACAGAAATGGCCGAGTGCATCGCTGCATCTGAAACTCAAGCGATCGTAGCTGAAGAGTTCGTGCCATTTAATCGTGAAGTTTCCCTAGTAGGTGCACGTGGCAAAGACTGTAGCGTTGCTGTTTATCCATTGGCTGAGAATGTTCACACTAACGGCGTGCTGACGCTGTCTACTGCCATCGCAGATACTGAACTGCAACAACAAGCAAAACAGATGTTTACTGCTGTCGCCAATAAGCTCAATTACGTTGGTGTATTAGCCCTTGAGTTTTTCGATGTCGACGGCACCTTGCTGGTCAATGAGATTGCCCCACGGGTGCATAACTCTGGACACTGGACTCAACAAGGCGCAGAAACTTGTCAGTTTGAAAATCACTTAAGAGCAGTATGCGACTTACCACTAGGCAGCACTAAACTGATTCGTGAAACTTCAATGATCAATATCTTGGGTGAAGATACCTTACCAAGCGAATTACTCGCGATGGATGGGGTGCACGTTCATTGGTATGGCAAAGAGAAACGTACAGGCCGCAAGATGGGTCACATTAACGTGTGTGGTGATTACAGCGGTGAACTGCAGCGTAAACTGTGTGCACTTGCCGATCTGTTGGATGAACAAGCATTTCCTGCTGTTCATGAGTTTTCAGCAAACTTCGCCCAATAA
- a CDS encoding LysM peptidoglycan-binding domain-containing protein codes for MLRIWRGLFVVVLVTIVNGVSAQEGALSINKQAPKTYTVVKGDTLWDISALYLESPWQWPRLWQLNSSIVNPHLIFPGDKLTLVWREGQPKLILKPVVSLTPAIHQRAKQPIPVIKTQHILPFIEHDLLLEGEASHEMSRVIGNSVGSQLMDSQNVIYISAHQIAQEWGVYRLMDEFKRADKSAKVIRKIAHGQLVASDEHYSSLRLTKQSHEVVVGDIAMPILQPSNSTTSLSLTPVSGQIDKVEILGAVEGTHYVGKDQAVVVNRGELDGVKQGSVFELFNSGAGDFTHSTNNSSILLPDRRIGYLMVVRPYQHFSIAIITDSSEAVSIETKVHSPRSR; via the coding sequence AAGGGGCTCTATCGATTAACAAACAAGCACCGAAGACTTATACCGTAGTCAAAGGTGATACCTTGTGGGATATTTCAGCACTGTATCTCGAAAGCCCGTGGCAGTGGCCGCGCTTATGGCAATTGAATTCGAGCATAGTAAACCCGCATCTGATCTTTCCCGGAGATAAACTGACTCTTGTGTGGCGAGAAGGGCAACCAAAACTGATTCTAAAACCTGTGGTCAGTTTGACGCCCGCTATTCACCAACGAGCAAAACAACCCATCCCTGTCATCAAAACACAGCATATCCTGCCTTTCATTGAACACGATCTGTTGTTGGAGGGGGAAGCAAGCCATGAAATGAGTCGAGTGATTGGTAATAGCGTCGGGAGTCAGTTGATGGATTCACAAAACGTCATCTATATTTCGGCTCATCAAATCGCTCAAGAGTGGGGAGTTTATCGTTTAATGGATGAGTTTAAACGGGCAGATAAAAGCGCCAAAGTGATAAGAAAAATAGCTCATGGCCAACTTGTTGCCAGTGATGAGCACTACTCCTCGCTGCGTTTGACCAAGCAAAGCCATGAAGTAGTGGTGGGCGATATCGCTATGCCAATATTACAACCTTCAAACTCAACCACTTCGCTAAGCTTAACCCCTGTCTCTGGGCAAATTGATAAGGTTGAGATTCTCGGAGCGGTAGAAGGCACTCATTATGTGGGCAAAGACCAAGCGGTGGTGGTTAATCGTGGTGAGTTAGATGGTGTTAAACAAGGCAGTGTGTTTGAGCTGTTTAACTCGGGCGCCGGTGACTTTACTCATAGTACAAACAACTCATCAATCCTTTTACCTGATAGGCGTATTGGCTACTTGATGGTTGTCCGTCCTTATCAGCATTTTAGTATCGCGATCATTACTGACAGTTCAGAAGCAGTCAGTATCGAGACCAAGGTTCACTCCCCAAGGAGTCGGTAG